TCACGATTAAAATAAACAACATTGTCGGTGAAAGGTCTTTGGAAAACATGAAGTCAGATATTAAATGAGGTAGCCGGGTGATCGTTAATACGTAATTTAAAATAAATGCGCCAATAACGATAGCGAAAATAAACCCGGTAGTTTTAACGGTCTCAAAAATAGCTTCGTTCAGTTTTTTTATAGTTAGTTTTCTGCGAATTAGCGCAATAATAAAAGCCCCCAAAGCCCCTGCCCCGGCAGATTCGGTTGCGGTAAAAATCCCGGCGTAAATCCCGCCTATGACGACGATAAAAAGCAATATTATCCATATTGTTGATTTAAGAGAATTGAAGCGCTCTTTCCAGGTTATATTCTCTTCATTTGTTTTTGAAACCAAGTCTGGTTTTATAAGGCTGCTCACATAGATAGTGAGCATAAAGAGAAAAGTGAGTATAATTCCAGGTAGAATTCCCGCTATTAATAATCTCCCAATGGATTGCTCAGTCATCATTCCGTATATAATCATCATTGTACTAGGTGGAATAAGGATGCCCAGTGTGCCTCCAGCTGCAATGGAACCTCCCGTTAAGCTTTTCGCGTATCCAGCTTTTAACATTTCCTTTGATGCCATAACACCAATTGTGCCTGTTGTAGCCAAACTGGAACCAGATGCAGCGGCAAACATGGCTGACGATCCGATGGTTGCCATCGCCAAACCTCCCCTGAGCTTGCTTAGCCAATTCCGAAAAGCAGTGAATAATTCATTGCTTATTCCAGATGAATAAATTAGCTGTCCCATTAAGACAAATAAGGGTATGGTAGTTAACGTATAAGAATAACTGTTTTGCCATACGGTAGTGTCAAGGACTGATAACAATGTATTCCAATCCCTTAAATAAAGTATTCCAATACAAGCAGGGATTCCCATGGCAATTGCAATTGGTATCCTTAAAAACATTAAAACAAAAACAGCGATAATTACTATTAATCCCACGATAGAAATGGACATACATGAGCCCCCCAAGTTTAAGCTTGTTAACTAAAAATTTGTTACCTTTTGAAATTTAAAAATAGCTTCTTGAGAACTTCAAGCCCCCAGGCAAAAAAACCAATGATTAATAATATCCTAAAGGGATAAAAAGGGATTCCCAATACACTAGAATTTGATCCGAAGTTCATTTTGGCAATAAAGGACCAGCAAATCATAAAGCAAAAAACCGCAGTTAATAATTGAGCCAAAAAGATTAAAAGCGCTTGCATTTTGCGAGGAAACCTATCAAAAATCAAATCTATGGAAACATGTGAATCTGTTTTTTCAGTAAAGGCCAAAGATGTTACGATCAGTAGCACCATTATAAATTGAGCAAGTTCTATATCTCCTATAATAGGGTGTCCAATACTTCTAGTAATTGCAAACAAGGAAACAACGAACATCATGAGAAATGCAATAGCATATGCTAACCATTTATTTAGAGCAGTAATATAATCAATAGTTTTTACAATAAAGTTCACAGTAAGGTCTTCCTTTCAGTAGATATTAAATGTTTTAAAAGGAATGTGCTGGAAATTTAACCAGGGATGGAAACATCCCTAGTTAAGGATAAAATTATATTTAAATTTAGGCTTATTTTGTATGAATATTTTAACTAAAAAGGGACTTCAGAACCTTCTTCTTTTAACAATTGTTTGAAGTAATCCATCATCTCTTCGCCCGGATAACCTTTTTCATTTGCCCTTTTCACCCAATCATCCCACACTTTTTTAGCTGGTTCCTTAAATTTAGTTAACTCCTCTTCATTCGGAATTATGACACTGCCTCCCTTATCTTTTACTCTATTCTCAAACTCTGTAATAGAATTTTCCATTGATTTTGTATAAAGTTCTGCCATCAAGTCTTGATGCTTAGGGCCTATCTTTTCTATGAAGAGCTGCTGTATATCCTCAGGCATTTTATTAAAAATATTTGCATTTATAAAAAGGCCATTATTGTTTGTTCCTAAATCGAGTTTTATCAAATGAGAAGTAACTTCGTTTAAATTAAAGCCTATTGCTCCGGTCGTATTGTAAATAACGTCATCAACCATTCCTTTTTCAACAGATTCATATAACTCTGTATTAGATACATTTACCGGGCTCGCTTCCCAATTTTGAATTAAGGAATTTATAACACTGAATGTACTACTAATTTTTCTGTGTTTTAAATCTTCAACTTTTTCAATCGGATCAGTGCTATAAAGCTGGGCTGTGTCTGTCGATGACGCCCCTAACCAAACTACATCATCTTTAAACGTATCTTTCATATACTTGTCAAAATATTTATTCATTACACTTACTGATATATTAGGAGTTTCAATGGCAAAAGGTAAATTTGCAATCGTTAACGGAAATAATATATCATTACTATCTGTTGCTGGATATAATAATCCAATTTCAAAAACTCCACCGCTAATATCGTCATAACCTGATGCCGGAGAACCAAGTGCCGCATTAGGGAATTGATTGATCTTTACTCTGCCATCTGTAACTTCATCAACGTATTCAATCCAAGGCTCAACAATTTCTTTTGTATATGGATGAGTAGGTGTTGCAAGGTTATTATAGTTTAACTCGATTACTTCCTTACTTTGGTTTGATGATGAGTCAGATGCTGACTTTTCTGAGTTGTTGCCACATGCGGCTAAAATCACGATAATGCTTGCCATCAACAAAAACTTTAAACTAAAATAATTTTTCATGAGAAACCCCCCATTATTATTTGATTCCATCAATTTTTTTAATTTTAAAGCTTGAGATTTTTTACTTTGAATGCGAAATACTATAACTACCTTTAAAGTGTGGCATAACTTCTTTCGAAAACAGTTGCATTGCTTTTAATACTTGTTGTTGAGGCTGACCTCCACAGTTAAACCAGCAAATAATATTATTCAATCCTGTTTCTTCTCTGAACTTTTTAATATCATTAATGGTTTTTTCTGACGAGCCGATGAAAGCATTTCCTGATTTTAAAAAATCATCATAATTTAGATGTCGGTCTCTATCCACCACTCCAAATGTCGGACGATTGTCTCTTACACTCATGTACCACATTAATCCCTTTTCGTATTCTTTAGCAGCTTGCTCAGTAGTTTCTGCGACATTAAAAAATAATAGCTTACCGGAACGCGAAATGGCCTTTTCTACATATTCTTGGGAATAACCTGCTTCCAAGGCCGTTTTTCTATACAGGGAAATTTTATGCATTGTGTCCTCATTCGTAATTCCTCCAAGTACAAACGAATGGCCTTCCTTTGCAGCTTTAACTATTGAAGCGTCATTGCCTGAAACCATTACAAAGATCGGGGGGCCTTGTTTTTGAACAGGACGTGGATAAACCGGAACATCCTGAATGTTATAGAATTTGCCTGAATATGAAACCCTTTCATTTTGAAAAGCCGCTTTTATAATATCCAAAGACTCTTCATACTTGTCATGCCTTTGTTCGAAATCTATATTGTATGCTTCAAATTCGTAGGCATCATAACCTTTTCCAACCCCAACATACAAGCGTCCATCGCTGATCACATCGACTAAATTCATGTCTTCTGCTACTTGAAGCGGATGATGCAATGGCAATCTCGTAACTGCTGAACCAAGCATGATTCGTTTGGTCTGGGCAGCTGCAGCTGCCATGTAAACTGCTGTTGAACTGACGACCCCATATTTTCTTGCGTTATGTTCTGCAATCCAAGCTGTGTCAAATCCCAATTCATCTGCTTCTCTGATTTGCTCAAGACCATCTCTTAATTCTTCTGCATCTGTTTTCCATGGAGCTACCGAATTTAAAAAAAATAATCCGAAATTCATATTTTTTTCTGACATTTCAAATCAACTCCTAAATCGCTTAGTTATTTTTATACAGACTATTAAATAAAAGACTGTTACAAATTCAATCTTCTATCAAAATAAGTACAAGAACATATCATTGACGTTTTTGATACTTACTTTTTACTTATCATTTTCACATTTTATTTCTAAAAAGCGCTTTCAAAGAATTAAGTTACTACTGAGTTTTACTTTGATTCTTTGAAATCCTTAGATAAAAGTTTTTCACGTTTAATATTCTACAGTTCATATCTTTGGCCCCCTTTATTTAATATCTCTTGAGAAACATACGATTACCCAATTAACAAAGATTAACAATGACTTATCTATTTCTCTTATTGTAGATTTTAATATCCTCCCCCTTCTTTTGAAAAATGAGTTTTAAAGTTTTGTTTATTCTCAAATGCAAAAACCATGCCAAGAATTAATTATTTATAAATAAAAAAGCGGCTGAAAGATTTTTAATA
This is a stretch of genomic DNA from Pueribacillus theae. It encodes these proteins:
- a CDS encoding TRAP transporter large permease; its protein translation is MSISIVGLIVIIAVFVLMFLRIPIAIAMGIPACIGILYLRDWNTLLSVLDTTVWQNSYSYTLTTIPLFVLMGQLIYSSGISNELFTAFRNWLSKLRGGLAMATIGSSAMFAAASGSSLATTGTIGVMASKEMLKAGYAKSLTGGSIAAGGTLGILIPPSTMMIIYGMMTEQSIGRLLIAGILPGIILTFLFMLTIYVSSLIKPDLVSKTNEENITWKERFNSLKSTIWIILLFIVVIGGIYAGIFTATESAGAGALGAFIIALIRRKLTIKKLNEAIFETVKTTGFIFAIVIGAFILNYVLTITRLPHLISDFMFSKDLSPTMLFILIVIMYIILGAIMDTLSMVVVTIPIILPLIEAMGFDLIWFGVIIVLVVEMGLISPPVGMNCFVLNGVVKELELKDIFKGALIFMIPILVLVALLYVFPEIALYLPNTLKS
- a CDS encoding TRAP transporter small permease; protein product: MNFIVKTIDYITALNKWLAYAIAFLMMFVVSLFAITRSIGHPIIGDIELAQFIMVLLIVTSLAFTEKTDSHVSIDLIFDRFPRKMQALLIFLAQLLTAVFCFMICWSFIAKMNFGSNSSVLGIPFYPFRILLIIGFFAWGLEVLKKLFLNFKR
- a CDS encoding TRAP transporter substrate-binding protein, which codes for MKNYFSLKFLLMASIIVILAACGNNSEKSASDSSSNQSKEVIELNYNNLATPTHPYTKEIVEPWIEYVDEVTDGRVKINQFPNAALGSPASGYDDISGGVFEIGLLYPATDSNDILFPLTIANLPFAIETPNISVSVMNKYFDKYMKDTFKDDVVWLGASSTDTAQLYSTDPIEKVEDLKHRKISSTFSVINSLIQNWEASPVNVSNTELYESVEKGMVDDVIYNTTGAIGFNLNEVTSHLIKLDLGTNNNGLFINANIFNKMPEDIQQLFIEKIGPKHQDLMAELYTKSMENSITEFENRVKDKGGSVIIPNEEELTKFKEPAKKVWDDWVKRANEKGYPGEEMMDYFKQLLKEEGSEVPF
- a CDS encoding LLM class flavin-dependent oxidoreductase; protein product: MSEKNMNFGLFFLNSVAPWKTDAEELRDGLEQIREADELGFDTAWIAEHNARKYGVVSSTAVYMAAAAAQTKRIMLGSAVTRLPLHHPLQVAEDMNLVDVISDGRLYVGVGKGYDAYEFEAYNIDFEQRHDKYEESLDIIKAAFQNERVSYSGKFYNIQDVPVYPRPVQKQGPPIFVMVSGNDASIVKAAKEGHSFVLGGITNEDTMHKISLYRKTALEAGYSQEYVEKAISRSGKLLFFNVAETTEQAAKEYEKGLMWYMSVRDNRPTFGVVDRDRHLNYDDFLKSGNAFIGSSEKTINDIKKFREETGLNNIICWFNCGGQPQQQVLKAMQLFSKEVMPHFKGSYSISHSK